The proteins below come from a single Ictidomys tridecemlineatus isolate mIctTri1 chromosome 8, mIctTri1.hap1, whole genome shotgun sequence genomic window:
- the Psmg4 gene encoding proteasome assembly chaperone 4 isoform X2 codes for MEESQAAAGGDVCLHNFSARLWEQLVHFHVMRLTDSLFLWVGATPHLRNLAVAMCSRYDSIPVCTSLFGDTSDTTSTGLAQRLARKTNKQVFVSYNLQNTDSNFALLVENRIKEEMEAFPEKF; via the exons ATGGAGGAGTCGCAGGCCGCCGCGGGCGGGGACGTGTGTCTGCACAACTTCAGCGCGAGGCTGTGGGAGCAGCTCGTCCACTTCCACGTCATGCGGCTGACGGACTCGCTCTTCCTGTGGGTGGGGGCCACGCCGCATTTGCGCAATCTCGCGGTGGCCATGTGCAGCCGCTAC gacTCCATCCCTGTGTGCACTTCCCTCTTTGGAGACACTTCTGACACAACCTCCACTGGCCTTGCCCAGCGCCTAG CCAGGAAGACCAACAAACAGGTGTTTGTCAGCTATAACCTTCAAAACACAGACAGTAACTTCGCATTACTTGTAGAAAACAGGATCAAGGAAGAAATGGAGGCTTTTCCGGAAAAGTTCTAG